From a single Chlamydiales bacterium genomic region:
- a CDS encoding glycosyltransferase family 2 protein yields MTQAKTSFSPLFSVVIPMKNEEENVRPLIQELKTVMDSLQKPWELIVVEDGSTDQTLTKLKELAKTYSFLHILSFANNVGQSGAFDAGFTRAKGEFVITLDGDMQNDPHDIPALIDAVATCDLVCGVRINRHDPFSKRWISRISNFIRSRICQDGMRDTGCSLKIYRKACLSKIKMYHGMHRFLPALFKIEGFRLKEIPVNHRDRTKGKSNYHFFNRSIRPLVDMFAVLWMRKRHLYYTIKEEI; encoded by the coding sequence ATGACACAAGCAAAAACTTCTTTTTCACCTCTTTTCTCAGTAGTTATTCCTATGAAAAATGAAGAAGAAAACGTGCGGCCACTTATCCAAGAGCTTAAAACTGTCATGGATTCTCTTCAAAAGCCTTGGGAGCTTATCGTTGTTGAAGACGGATCAACAGATCAAACACTTACAAAACTAAAAGAGCTTGCTAAAACCTACTCTTTTTTACATATTCTCTCTTTTGCAAATAATGTAGGCCAATCAGGAGCCTTCGATGCAGGCTTTACAAGGGCTAAAGGGGAATTTGTCATCACTTTAGATGGAGACATGCAAAACGATCCTCACGATATACCAGCGCTTATTGATGCAGTTGCTACATGTGATCTTGTGTGCGGTGTACGTATTAACAGACATGACCCTTTCAGCAAACGCTGGATCTCTCGTATTTCTAATTTCATTCGCAGCCGCATCTGTCAAGATGGTATGCGCGATACAGGATGCTCCTTAAAAATTTATCGCAAAGCATGCTTATCCAAAATTAAAATGTATCACGGCATGCATCGCTTTTTACCTGCTCTCTTTAAAATTGAAGGTTTTCGATTAAAAGAAATACCTGTAAACCATAGGGACAGAACAAAGGGAAAAAGTAACTACCACTTTTTTAATCGCTCTATCAGACCACTTGTCGACATGTTTGCAGTCCTTTGGATGAGAAAGCGCCACTTATACTACACAATCAAAGAAGAGATTTGA
- the pncA gene encoding bifunctional nicotinamidase/pyrazinamidase, protein MQNKMKKALIVVDLQNDFLPGGALAVKTGNEIIPLINKTQTFFDIVIATQDWHPKNHVSFAKNHHLKKGDIINVGGNQQILWPVHCVENSWGAEFAKDFDTKHVKKIFHKGVDPMIDSYSTFFDNERKRDTGLDAYLREKKVQDVYFAGLATEYCVFYSAIHAKELGYNVFVMLDACRGIELHPGDIENAIVGMKKIGVKIINTSEIN, encoded by the coding sequence ATGCAAAATAAAATGAAAAAAGCGCTTATTGTAGTTGATCTTCAGAATGATTTTCTTCCCGGGGGAGCTTTGGCTGTAAAAACAGGTAATGAGATCATTCCCTTAATTAATAAAACACAAACTTTTTTTGATATTGTCATTGCAACACAAGACTGGCACCCTAAAAATCATGTAAGTTTTGCAAAAAATCATCATCTGAAAAAAGGTGATATCATTAACGTAGGTGGAAATCAGCAAATTCTCTGGCCTGTGCATTGTGTAGAGAATAGTTGGGGTGCTGAATTTGCAAAAGATTTTGATACAAAACATGTAAAGAAAATTTTTCACAAAGGCGTCGATCCCATGATTGATAGCTATAGTACTTTTTTTGATAATGAAAGAAAGAGAGATACAGGTTTAGATGCCTACTTAAGAGAAAAGAAAGTGCAAGATGTGTACTTTGCAGGTCTTGCAACTGAGTATTGTGTTTTTTATTCTGCTATACATGCAAAAGAATTAGGATATAATGTTTTTGTTATGTTAGATGCTTGTAGAGGAATAGAGCTTCATCCAGGAGATATTGAAAATGCGATTGTTGGAATGAAGAAAATTGGAGTTAAAATAATTAATACAAGTGAAATAAATTAA
- the lpxB gene encoding lipid-A-disaccharide synthase, which yields MIKSLCDLFIFAGEPSGDLHGSSVLKVLKEKAPQLKVEGVFGPKMRSQVNHSIIHTEEFHVMGFSDVLKALPRLKKHFKTILKHILTTNPKVVLLIDYPGFNLRLARSLRENGYKGKLIHYICPSVWAWKKNRIKSMEKTLDLLLCIFPFEPKYFEKSSLKAIYVGNPSLEAISSAYYDDSWKRSLNIPKSHSIISLFPGSREGEITKNLPVQLESALKLKQEYPDTTICISVANENTSSLILSYLKEKNISPLLIPERYNFDLMKNSRVAIAKCGTVTLELALNKTPTVVTYQLSKLNAFFAKYIFQIKLPFYCIVNILLNKQVFPELIYKDFTQHNTYLKAKDLFLDGPLREQCLSDCNQLIQCLDNSSHPSHNVADTILKTRGSLF from the coding sequence TTGATAAAATCCTTGTGCGACCTATTTATCTTTGCAGGAGAGCCCAGTGGAGACCTACATGGATCTTCTGTACTCAAAGTACTTAAAGAAAAAGCCCCTCAGCTAAAAGTTGAAGGTGTTTTTGGACCTAAGATGCGCTCTCAAGTTAATCATTCTATCATCCATACTGAAGAATTTCATGTAATGGGATTCTCTGATGTATTAAAAGCTCTTCCAAGGCTCAAAAAACACTTTAAAACCATATTAAAACATATTCTTACAACAAATCCAAAAGTTGTCCTTCTCATCGATTATCCAGGCTTCAACCTAAGACTTGCACGTAGTCTCAGAGAAAATGGCTATAAAGGAAAGCTCATCCACTATATCTGTCCAAGTGTTTGGGCGTGGAAAAAAAATAGAATAAAATCTATGGAAAAGACTCTAGACCTGCTTCTCTGTATTTTTCCTTTCGAGCCCAAATATTTTGAAAAGAGCTCTCTAAAGGCTATTTATGTTGGCAACCCCTCTCTGGAAGCTATCTCTTCTGCCTATTATGATGATTCATGGAAGAGATCTCTTAATATACCAAAAAGTCATTCCATCATTAGCCTATTTCCTGGTAGCAGAGAAGGTGAAATTACAAAAAACCTTCCTGTTCAATTAGAATCAGCCCTAAAATTAAAGCAGGAATACCCAGATACAACCATCTGCATATCCGTTGCTAATGAAAACACATCTTCTCTTATTCTTTCTTATCTTAAAGAGAAAAATATATCCCCTCTTCTCATACCAGAAAGATACAATTTTGATTTAATGAAGAACTCCCGGGTTGCAATTGCAAAATGTGGAACCGTAACTCTAGAGCTTGCCCTCAACAAGACACCTACCGTTGTCACCTACCAACTCTCTAAGTTGAATGCATTTTTTGCAAAATACATCTTTCAAATTAAACTACCCTTCTACTGCATAGTAAACATATTACTTAACAAGCAAGTATTCCCAGAGTTAATCTACAAGGACTTTACACAACACAACACTTATCTAAAAGCAAAAGACCTTTTCCTAGATGGTCCTTTAAGAGAGCAGTGCCTATCTGACTGCAACCAACTCATCCAATGCCTCGACAACAGCTCCCACCCAAGCCATAATGTCGCAGACACCATCCTTAAAACAAGGGGATCTCTCTTTTAG
- a CDS encoding lipid-A-disaccharide synthase N-terminal domain-containing protein, which produces MYEELRAYLYPLGFIASIAFSLRFLVQWISSEKKKTSAVSSLFWKISLFGNIVMTIHSFIQVQYPFTMIQAFNAVIAWRNLNLMKGPQKSLKFTFALLFIVLACITLLFIVEGLYLYGFVDWIRTPTLPWDSLSGSKIALPWHIIGFLGATIFAMRFWVQWWLTEKHLKSYLGKAFWWLSIVGALIALSYFIRLNDWVNILGYGMGIVPYIRNLILMHRNEALQTS; this is translated from the coding sequence ATGTACGAAGAACTAAGAGCCTACCTTTATCCCCTTGGATTTATTGCATCCATTGCGTTCTCTTTGCGCTTTTTAGTTCAATGGATATCTAGCGAAAAGAAGAAAACAAGCGCTGTTTCTTCCCTCTTCTGGAAAATTTCTCTCTTTGGCAATATTGTAATGACGATTCACAGCTTTATTCAGGTACAATACCCATTTACAATGATACAAGCTTTCAATGCTGTAATTGCATGGCGCAACTTAAATTTAATGAAAGGACCACAAAAATCTCTTAAATTTACATTTGCTCTTCTCTTTATCGTACTTGCTTGCATCACTCTCTTATTTATTGTTGAAGGCCTCTATCTATATGGTTTTGTTGACTGGATACGCACCCCAACCCTTCCTTGGGATAGCTTGTCAGGAAGTAAGATCGCTCTTCCATGGCATATTATAGGTTTTTTGGGTGCAACTATTTTTGCTATGCGCTTTTGGGTACAATGGTGGCTTACAGAAAAACATCTGAAAAGTTATCTTGGAAAGGCTTTTTGGTGGTTAAGTATCGTGGGAGCTTTGATTGCTCTTTCTTATTTTATTCGTTTAAATGATTGGGTAAACATCTTAGGTTATGGTATGGGTATTGTTCCCTACATTCGAAATCTTATACTCATGCACCGAAATGAGGCATTGCAAACATCTTGA
- the plsX gene encoding phosphate acyltransferase PlsX, whose amino-acid sequence MDKTLRIAIDLMGSDSLPSLLLEGALQVAKELPSSYTLVLLVEEGIIDASKSVFASSGALVEILFVQETIHMSEDPLLAVRRKKGSSIAVGLRLLAERKVDGFVSAGNTGALLTSALLSLPMLPGVERAALLAVLPTSIGNVVVLDVGANLSVKPQHLLQFARLGSAYQQIHYHKKVPKVGLLNVGTESKKGTLGLRKAYFQLQEHCQGSTQMEFIGNIEGSQVFQGGVDVLVTDGFSGNIFLKTSEGVSVFILKSIEKALSESSKDKAGKAIDDLHKTLNYAEYYGAILAGIDGLVIKVHGYSTQNAFCNGIKGAFRLAEERFIQRLKTHLDF is encoded by the coding sequence TTGGATAAAACTTTGCGTATAGCAATTGACTTGATGGGAAGTGATAGTTTACCTTCCCTTCTGTTGGAAGGTGCTCTGCAAGTTGCAAAAGAACTTCCCTCTTCGTATACGCTTGTACTTTTAGTTGAAGAGGGAATAATCGATGCTTCCAAAAGCGTGTTTGCCTCTTCTGGTGCCCTGGTAGAAATCCTTTTTGTTCAAGAAACTATACATATGAGTGAAGATCCCCTTCTTGCTGTGCGCAGAAAAAAGGGTTCATCCATAGCAGTTGGTTTGCGCCTTCTTGCTGAAAGGAAAGTAGATGGTTTTGTTTCTGCTGGTAATACGGGTGCCTTGTTGACATCTGCGCTTCTTTCGTTACCGATGCTTCCTGGTGTAGAAAGAGCCGCCCTTCTTGCCGTATTGCCGACGAGTATTGGGAATGTTGTTGTATTAGATGTTGGCGCTAATCTTTCAGTAAAGCCGCAGCATCTACTTCAGTTTGCAAGGCTTGGATCTGCTTATCAACAGATTCATTATCATAAAAAAGTGCCAAAAGTGGGCTTATTAAATGTAGGTACTGAGTCTAAAAAAGGCACTCTAGGCCTTAGAAAGGCTTATTTTCAACTTCAAGAACATTGTCAAGGCAGTACTCAAATGGAGTTTATTGGCAATATTGAAGGCTCACAAGTGTTTCAAGGCGGCGTTGATGTCCTTGTAACAGATGGGTTTTCCGGTAATATCTTTCTAAAAACCTCTGAGGGGGTCTCTGTTTTCATTTTAAAGTCCATAGAAAAGGCACTGAGCGAAAGCTCAAAAGATAAAGCGGGTAAAGCTATCGATGATTTACATAAAACTCTTAATTACGCTGAGTATTATGGTGCAATTCTTGCAGGTATTGATGGGCTCGTAATTAAAGTTCATGGATACAGCACTCAAAATGCCTTTTGCAATGGGATTAAAGGTGCATTTCGTCTAGCTGAAGAACGTTTTATTCAGCGCCTCAAAACGCATTTAGATTTTTAA
- a CDS encoding nicotinate phosphoribosyltransferase — translation MPSSLSIYKGSLSLLTDLYQLTMAYGYWKSKTHEKEAVFHLFFRRCPFKGEFAIASGLEAVADFINSFAFDASDIEYLSSLKGEDGTKPLFDSEFLLWLSHLHFSVDIDAVPEGSIVFPYEPILRVQGTLLECQLLETILLNLINFPTLIATKAARICMQAQGDAVLEFGVRRAQGIDGALTATRSAFIGGCTSTSHVLAGKLFGIPVKGTHAHSWIMSFDDELSSFYAYAEAMPDNCVFLVDTYDTENGIRNAIKAALWLREKGKKLVGVRLDSGELASLSMLARKLLDEAGFLDAKIFASNELDEFRIEKLKKEGSKISVWGVGTHLVTGKGQSALDGVYKMSAVRWPGKPWQYKMKLSEQLQKISIPGILQVKRYQKEGVMDHDVIYSILNVVPEDGEDLLIPIFRKGVLVYKFPSLIEVQAKVRVELSRLPKEVLKLEEARSFPVKFEKNLEQLKESFTSHAK, via the coding sequence ATGCCCTCTTCTCTTTCTATTTATAAAGGCTCTCTTTCATTACTTACCGATCTTTACCAGCTTACAATGGCTTATGGATACTGGAAGAGTAAGACGCATGAAAAAGAGGCTGTATTCCATCTTTTTTTTAGAAGATGTCCTTTCAAAGGTGAGTTTGCAATTGCATCTGGTTTAGAAGCAGTTGCAGACTTTATTAATAGTTTCGCATTTGATGCATCTGACATAGAGTATCTATCTTCTTTGAAGGGAGAAGATGGTACTAAGCCTCTTTTTGATTCTGAATTTTTGCTTTGGCTTTCTCATTTGCATTTTTCTGTGGACATAGATGCAGTTCCAGAGGGTAGCATTGTTTTTCCCTACGAGCCTATACTACGTGTACAAGGGACTCTTTTGGAGTGTCAGCTTTTAGAAACGATTCTTTTAAATTTGATTAATTTTCCAACGCTTATTGCTACAAAAGCTGCAAGGATATGTATGCAGGCACAAGGGGATGCTGTGCTAGAATTTGGGGTAAGAAGAGCACAAGGAATTGATGGAGCACTTACAGCTACACGTTCTGCATTTATTGGAGGGTGTACGTCTACGTCACACGTACTTGCTGGAAAGCTATTTGGAATACCAGTAAAAGGAACGCATGCACATAGTTGGATTATGTCTTTTGATGATGAACTTTCCTCTTTTTATGCCTATGCAGAGGCAATGCCTGATAATTGTGTATTTTTGGTAGATACTTATGATACTGAAAATGGCATAAGAAATGCAATTAAGGCTGCATTGTGGTTGAGAGAAAAGGGAAAAAAGTTGGTGGGTGTGCGTCTAGATTCTGGAGAACTTGCAAGCTTAAGTATGCTTGCAAGAAAATTGTTGGATGAGGCAGGTTTTTTAGATGCAAAAATCTTTGCAAGTAATGAATTAGATGAGTTTCGAATTGAAAAATTGAAAAAAGAAGGCTCAAAAATATCCGTGTGGGGTGTAGGGACGCATCTTGTTACTGGTAAAGGGCAATCTGCTTTGGATGGTGTATATAAAATGTCGGCAGTAAGATGGCCTGGAAAGCCTTGGCAATACAAAATGAAGCTTTCTGAACAATTACAAAAAATTTCAATACCAGGAATTTTGCAGGTAAAGCGCTATCAAAAAGAAGGGGTTATGGATCATGATGTTATCTATAGCATTTTAAATGTAGTTCCAGAGGATGGTGAAGACCTTCTTATTCCCATTTTTAGAAAAGGGGTGCTTGTATACAAGTTCCCATCTCTTATAGAGGTTCAAGCAAAAGTAAGAGTAGAACTTAGTAGACTTCCTAAAGAAGTGCTTAAACTTGAAGAAGCACGCTCTTTTCCTGTAAAATTTGAAAAAAATCTTGAGCAATTAAAGGAGTCTTTTACGAGTCATGCAAAATAA
- the rpmF gene encoding 50S ribosomal protein L32, with protein MAVPRNRVSNARKNSRRSHMAKKPKTTSSCSNCGKVCLPHALCLACGHYGDRLVIAVEKE; from the coding sequence ATGGCAGTTCCACGTAATCGTGTGTCTAATGCTCGTAAAAACTCAAGACGCTCTCATATGGCAAAAAAACCAAAGACAACGTCTTCATGTAGCAATTGTGGAAAGGTTTGTCTTCCACATGCACTCTGTCTTGCCTGTGGGCATTATGGTGATCGTTTGGTGATTGCTGTAGAAAAAGAGTAG